A region of Candidatus Leptovillus gracilis DNA encodes the following proteins:
- a CDS encoding ABC transporter permease, with amino-acid sequence MRSTPAQRGVVLNEAYVQKTNLNRQFFERFIDALMPVFAVLAAFAVGAVILLIQGVNPLEAYQAMIVGAFGSKNGLADTLVKATPLLLVGLGIAIAFRGGVINIGAEGQLIMGSLFTTWVGLQLGEQVPGVIVITIGLLAGTLMGGIWGAIPGYLKAQLGVNEILSTIMLNQIAIQIGYFLLRGPMMDPAELAAGTNIPHSARLARAIDMPRFTDIAQSLGLTQSAKDLNLQGFASEVYGVLVEPTRLHSGFIFAIVMAVLVYIFLWRTTIGYRIRAVGLNRHASRYAGMNVKRTMVLSMTLSGAFAGLAGAVEILGLHHRMFEPTAVSAGYGFSGIVAALFGKLHPLGIIPSSILFGGLLVGGDKMQRAMQVPQVLITAILGLVVLFVVSTEYIVRRRQNRRVDVIGDKDEAVVETASTTPEINA; translated from the coding sequence ATGAGATCAACACCGGCGCAGCGCGGCGTTGTCCTCAACGAGGCATATGTGCAAAAAACAAATTTGAACCGTCAATTTTTTGAGCGATTCATAGATGCGCTTATGCCTGTTTTCGCCGTGCTGGCGGCCTTCGCCGTCGGCGCAGTTATTCTCCTCATACAAGGTGTCAACCCCCTGGAAGCCTATCAAGCGATGATTGTCGGCGCCTTTGGCAGTAAAAACGGCCTGGCCGACACCCTGGTTAAGGCCACCCCGCTGCTGCTGGTGGGGCTGGGCATTGCCATTGCCTTTCGCGGCGGCGTCATCAACATCGGCGCGGAAGGGCAGCTCATCATGGGTTCCTTGTTTACCACCTGGGTGGGACTGCAATTAGGCGAACAGGTTCCGGGCGTCATCGTTATCACCATTGGGCTGCTGGCCGGCACGCTGATGGGCGGTATTTGGGGGGCCATCCCTGGCTACCTGAAAGCACAGTTGGGCGTGAACGAAATCCTCAGCACCATCATGCTTAATCAGATTGCCATCCAGATTGGCTATTTTTTGCTGCGTGGCCCGATGATGGACCCCGCCGAACTGGCCGCCGGGACCAACATCCCCCATTCGGCCCGCCTGGCCAGAGCCATAGACATGCCCCGCTTTACCGACATCGCCCAATCGTTGGGGCTAACCCAATCGGCAAAAGATTTAAATTTGCAAGGCTTTGCCAGCGAGGTGTATGGCGTGTTGGTGGAACCGACGCGGCTGCACAGCGGCTTCATTTTTGCCATCGTCATGGCCGTGCTGGTATACATTTTCCTCTGGCGCACAACCATTGGCTACCGCATCCGCGCCGTGGGGCTGAACCGCCACGCCTCGCGTTACGCCGGCATGAACGTCAAGCGCACGATGGTGCTTTCGATGACTCTCAGCGGCGCGTTCGCCGGGCTGGCCGGGGCGGTAGAGATTTTGGGGCTGCACCACCGCATGTTCGAGCCAACGGCCGTATCTGCCGGCTATGGTTTCTCTGGCATTGTGGCCGCGCTGTTCGGCAAACTGCATCCACTGGGCATCATCCCCTCGTCCATCCTCTTCGGTGGCCTGCTGGTCGGCGGCGACAAGATGCAGCGGGCGATGCAAGTGCCCCAGGTATTGATCACCGCCATTCTGGGCCTGGTGGTCTTGTTTGTCGTCAGCACCGAATATATCGTGCGGCGGCGGCAAAACCGGCGAGTAGATGTAATCGGTGACAAAGATGAAGCTGTGGTCGAAACGGCGTCCACCACCCCGGAGATCAACGCATGA
- the xdh gene encoding selenium-dependent xanthine dehydrogenase — MEFWLNGQLRQYEGDPELPLLTYLREHEGITTAKDGCAPQAACGCCAVDLNGKAVLSCVTTMQKAANGRVTTTDGLGEYRQKVYANAFVEKGGVQCGFCIPGIVMQSNALINKNPDPSRDEITKALTPHLCRCTGYKKIIDAVQYAAAAIRKEEEIATPNGNGRVGTRLPKYKAQDLVLGFHNYVDDIKLDGMLHGALRFSDHPRARVLALDTSEAEKMPGVMKVVTAGDVPGSRAIGLIRQDWPLMIAVGETTRYIGDVLAGVVAESEQIARQAAALIKVEYDVLEPLIDMHKALEPDAPLIHESGNKLSRSYTSRGSVDEARAKSAYVARKVFETQWIEHAFMETEAAIAYPTADGLEMLSQGQGVYDDRIQVAKLLGLPLDKVRVIMVPNGGGFGGKEDLTVQGHAALMAHLLNAPVKVRLTRDESIIMHPKRHPIWMDYEVGCDSNGLLTFVKVKFLGDTGAYASVGMKVLERSAGHATGAYNVPVTDVEAIAVYTNNVPCGAMRGFGVNQAIFGLESLVDDLCEQGGFDRWQFRYDNALQDGNMTATGQVIEAGAGARATLLAVKDEFYAAKYAGLACGLKNTGIGNGMPDAASALVTIAAPDKVLVDHGWTEMGQGVNTVAQQVVATETGIDPRLIEVRIDTIAEQEAGMTTASRATSLVGNALIDACKQLKEDLQSHTLAELVGRSYRGEWVVDWTTKPGAMVEKVYTHYSYSYATQLVILDDEGQIKKITAAHDAGKIFNPTLFEGQLEGSLHMGLGYAISEELVMENGRPKSTRLRQMGILRAKEMPEMEIIGVEVPDPYGPYGAKGVGEIGLVPTAGAVANALYQFDGLRRTKLPLQLPQKKRTVVRTG, encoded by the coding sequence ATGGAATTTTGGCTCAACGGGCAGCTTCGGCAGTATGAGGGCGACCCCGAACTACCACTCCTCACCTATTTACGCGAACACGAAGGCATCACCACAGCCAAAGATGGCTGCGCGCCGCAGGCGGCTTGCGGCTGCTGCGCCGTAGACCTGAATGGCAAAGCTGTGCTTTCCTGCGTCACGACGATGCAAAAAGCGGCCAACGGCCGTGTCACCACCACCGATGGCCTGGGCGAGTACCGGCAAAAGGTATACGCCAACGCTTTTGTCGAGAAGGGTGGCGTGCAGTGCGGCTTTTGCATCCCCGGCATCGTCATGCAGTCCAACGCCCTCATCAACAAAAACCCCGACCCCAGCCGCGATGAAATCACCAAAGCGCTCACGCCCCACTTGTGCCGCTGCACCGGCTACAAAAAGATCATAGACGCCGTGCAGTATGCCGCCGCCGCCATCCGTAAGGAAGAAGAGATAGCCACGCCAAATGGCAACGGCCGTGTCGGAACCCGCCTGCCCAAATACAAAGCCCAAGACCTGGTCCTCGGCTTCCACAACTACGTGGACGATATTAAGCTGGATGGTATGTTACACGGCGCGCTGCGCTTCAGCGACCATCCCCGCGCCAGGGTGTTGGCTCTGGATACCAGCGAGGCGGAGAAGATGCCAGGGGTGATGAAGGTGGTAACGGCCGGAGACGTTCCCGGCAGCCGCGCCATCGGCCTCATCCGCCAGGATTGGCCGCTGATGATCGCCGTCGGCGAAACCACCCGCTACATCGGCGACGTATTGGCCGGCGTTGTCGCCGAATCGGAGCAAATTGCCCGGCAGGCGGCCGCCCTCATCAAAGTAGAATACGACGTGCTGGAACCCCTCATTGACATGCACAAAGCCCTGGAACCGGACGCCCCCCTCATCCACGAGAGCGGCAACAAACTGTCGCGCAGCTACACCAGCCGCGGCAGCGTGGACGAAGCGCGGGCTAAATCTGCCTATGTCGCCAGGAAGGTATTTGAAACCCAGTGGATTGAACATGCCTTCATGGAAACCGAAGCAGCCATCGCCTATCCCACCGCCGATGGCCTGGAAATGTTGTCTCAAGGCCAGGGCGTTTACGACGACCGCATCCAGGTCGCTAAATTATTGGGCTTGCCGCTGGACAAAGTGCGCGTGATTATGGTCCCCAACGGCGGCGGCTTTGGCGGCAAAGAGGATTTGACCGTGCAAGGCCACGCCGCCCTGATGGCCCACTTGCTAAACGCGCCGGTCAAAGTGCGGCTTACCCGCGACGAATCCATCATCATGCACCCCAAGCGCCACCCCATCTGGATGGATTATGAAGTTGGCTGCGACAGCAATGGCCTGTTGACCTTTGTCAAAGTGAAGTTCCTGGGCGATACCGGCGCTTATGCGTCCGTGGGCATGAAGGTGTTGGAGCGTTCGGCCGGCCACGCCACCGGGGCCTACAACGTGCCCGTCACCGATGTGGAGGCCATCGCCGTCTACACCAACAATGTGCCCTGCGGCGCCATGCGCGGCTTCGGTGTGAACCAGGCCATCTTCGGCCTGGAGAGCCTGGTGGATGATTTGTGTGAGCAAGGCGGTTTCGACCGCTGGCAGTTCCGCTATGACAATGCCCTGCAAGATGGCAACATGACGGCCACCGGCCAGGTCATTGAAGCCGGCGCGGGGGCGCGGGCTACGCTGTTGGCGGTGAAAGATGAATTTTACGCCGCCAAATACGCCGGGCTGGCTTGCGGCCTGAAAAACACCGGCATCGGCAATGGGATGCCCGACGCCGCTTCGGCCCTGGTAACAATCGCCGCGCCGGACAAGGTGCTGGTGGATCATGGCTGGACGGAAATGGGGCAGGGGGTGAACACGGTGGCGCAGCAGGTTGTGGCCACGGAAACAGGCATTGACCCCCGCCTGATTGAAGTGCGTATAGACACGATAGCCGAACAAGAAGCGGGCATGACGACGGCGTCGCGGGCCACGTCGCTGGTGGGCAACGCGCTCATTGACGCCTGCAAACAGCTCAAAGAGGATCTGCAAAGCCACACTCTGGCCGAACTGGTGGGCCGCTCTTATCGCGGTGAGTGGGTGGTGGATTGGACCACCAAGCCGGGGGCGATGGTGGAAAAGGTGTACACCCATTACTCCTACAGTTACGCGACGCAGTTGGTGATTTTAGACGACGAGGGTCAGATCAAGAAGATTACGGCCGCCCACGATGCTGGCAAAATCTTTAACCCGACCTTGTTTGAAGGGCAGTTGGAAGGTTCGCTGCACATGGGGTTGGGCTATGCCATTAGCGAGGAGTTGGTGATGGAAAACGGCCGTCCTAAATCCACCCGCCTGCGCCAGATGGGCATCCTGCGCGCCAAAGAAATGCCCGAAATGGAAATCATCGGCGTGGAAGTGCCCGATCCCTACGGACCTTACGGGGCCAAGGGTGTGGGCGAGATTGGTCTCGTCCCCACGGCCGGCGCTGTCGCCAACGCCCTCTATCAATTCGATGGCCTGCGCCGCACCAAACTACCGCTGCAACTGCCTCAGAAAAAACGTACCGTTGTCCGCACGGGCTAG
- the ftsH gene encoding ATP-dependent zinc metalloprotease FtsH, translated as MQFWLSGRFQGPEQISLPEAMSLITTGKVEAINVTNDQLRLTMTNGREVATTLDPGGSLEETLLFFGVTNEILAANKVKLVVVDRSMWNSLFNLVIIVGPLLLLIWFFTRGFRQSQGAGGNNVFGFGRSRAKNLSDAERPTVTFEDVAGADEAKQDLVEVIKFLREPENFIQVGARIPKGVLMVGPPGTGKTLLARAVAGEAGVPFFHISGSEFVEMFVGVGASRVRDLFDKAKQVAPSIVFVDEIDAVGRQRGAGLGGGNDEREQTLNQILVEMDGFDNQTNIIVIAATNRADILDPALMRPGRFDRKVYVDLPDLTGREAILHVHARGKPIAPEVSFADLARLTAGFSGADLANLINEAAIFTARRNKKVLGLLEFQDAFDRVVMGPERKSRVMSEDDKKTVAYHEAGHAVVSFNLAYTDPVQKITIVPRGRAGGYVMPLPEDRMVHSREFLEDQITFALGGRASEEVFFGRITTGASNDLQQATRLARAMVTQYGMSDSLGLPTYGSQRNNPFLGQEWGMGGDRDYSENAAKTIDSEVRGILQKNYERALAIVRKNRDSLVALANTLLDVETLDREMFEQLMNNPPPLPETAV; from the coding sequence ATGCAGTTCTGGTTAAGCGGCCGCTTTCAAGGCCCGGAACAGATCAGCCTGCCCGAAGCCATGAGCCTCATCACTACCGGCAAAGTCGAAGCGATTAACGTTACCAATGACCAACTGCGCCTGACAATGACCAACGGCCGTGAAGTAGCCACTACCCTGGACCCCGGCGGCAGCCTGGAAGAGACATTGCTTTTCTTTGGCGTCACCAATGAAATTCTGGCCGCGAACAAGGTTAAACTGGTTGTGGTGGATCGCTCCATGTGGAACAGTTTGTTCAACCTGGTCATCATTGTTGGCCCACTGCTGCTGCTTATCTGGTTCTTCACGCGCGGCTTTCGCCAGTCGCAAGGGGCTGGGGGCAATAATGTGTTTGGTTTCGGACGCAGCCGCGCCAAAAATCTCAGCGACGCCGAACGCCCGACCGTGACCTTTGAAGATGTGGCCGGCGCCGATGAAGCCAAACAAGACCTGGTAGAGGTCATCAAATTCCTGCGCGAACCGGAGAACTTCATCCAGGTGGGGGCGCGTATCCCCAAAGGGGTGTTGATGGTTGGCCCTCCCGGAACCGGTAAAACGCTGCTGGCGCGGGCGGTGGCCGGTGAGGCGGGCGTGCCCTTTTTCCACATCTCCGGCTCGGAATTTGTGGAAATGTTCGTCGGCGTCGGCGCCAGCCGGGTGCGCGATCTGTTCGACAAAGCCAAACAAGTCGCCCCTTCTATTGTGTTTGTGGATGAAATTGACGCGGTTGGCCGGCAGCGCGGCGCGGGTTTGGGCGGTGGCAACGATGAACGGGAACAGACCCTCAACCAGATTTTGGTGGAGATGGACGGCTTTGACAACCAGACCAACATCATTGTCATTGCGGCAACCAATCGGGCGGACATTCTCGACCCGGCGCTGATGCGCCCTGGCCGGTTTGACCGTAAGGTGTATGTGGATTTGCCGGATCTGACGGGCCGTGAAGCGATTTTGCATGTTCATGCCCGTGGCAAACCCATTGCGCCGGAAGTCTCTTTTGCCGATCTGGCCCGGCTGACGGCCGGTTTCTCTGGCGCCGACCTGGCGAATTTGATCAACGAAGCAGCCATTTTTACTGCCCGGCGTAATAAGAAAGTCCTAGGGCTGTTAGAGTTTCAGGATGCGTTCGACAGGGTGGTCATGGGGCCGGAGCGCAAAAGCCGGGTGATGAGCGAAGACGACAAAAAGACTGTTGCCTATCACGAAGCCGGCCATGCCGTGGTCAGTTTTAATCTGGCGTATACCGACCCGGTGCAGAAGATTACCATTGTGCCGCGCGGGAGGGCTGGCGGTTATGTGATGCCGCTGCCAGAAGACCGTATGGTCCACAGCCGGGAATTTTTGGAAGACCAGATTACCTTTGCCCTGGGCGGGCGGGCATCTGAAGAGGTGTTTTTTGGCCGGATTACGACCGGCGCTTCTAATGACTTGCAGCAGGCTACCCGTCTGGCGCGGGCGATGGTGACGCAGTATGGCATGTCGGATTCGTTGGGGCTGCCCACTTATGGCAGCCAGCGCAACAATCCCTTTTTAGGCCAGGAGTGGGGCATGGGCGGCGACCGTGATTACAGCGAAAACGCGGCTAAGACGATTGATTCTGAGGTGCGCGGAATTTTGCAGAAGAATTACGAGCGCGCTCTGGCTATTGTGCGCAAGAATCGAGACAGCCTGGTGGCGCTGGCGAACACCTTGCTGGATGTGGAAACTTTGGACCGCGAGATGTTTGAGCAGTTGATGAACAATCCACCACCGCTGCCGGAAACGGCCGTATAA
- a CDS encoding PIN domain nuclease — MSFEFIFRLIGAILGAIGGGMLGSWLSTSLETSVEGTVVLLGLVGFLAGLILTPFLTTRPLRFIAHRLSVMSPDKLTAVLAGLFTGLVAAALLTLPLSLLPSPFGQIAPLVAAIAFCYLSIVIFIARREDLQTFISNFRSGDANGGGPAGPIPKEDSYILLDTSVIIDGRIADISRTGFIRDTFLVPNFILFELQHIADSADPLRRNRGRRGLEILAELQNETIARTEIRDIDVSEAREADTKLVALARHLRCPIMTNDYNLNRVSEIQGVAVLNVNDLANAVKSIFLPGETLSVKIIQQGREMDQGVGYLPDGTMVVVENGSQLMDNNTQVTVTKVLQTSAGRMIFAKT, encoded by the coding sequence ATCAGTTTCGAATTTATTTTTCGCTTGATCGGGGCCATTTTAGGTGCGATTGGCGGCGGTATGTTGGGCAGCTGGCTTTCCACCTCTCTGGAAACGTCTGTCGAAGGTACTGTCGTCCTACTTGGTTTAGTTGGGTTTCTGGCTGGACTAATCCTCACACCTTTCCTCACCACCCGTCCGCTGCGCTTTATTGCCCATCGCCTTTCGGTGATGTCGCCAGATAAGTTAACGGCCGTCCTGGCCGGTCTCTTCACCGGGCTGGTCGCCGCCGCCCTGCTCACCTTACCGCTTTCTCTGCTGCCCTCTCCCTTTGGTCAAATTGCGCCTTTGGTGGCCGCTATCGCCTTTTGTTACCTCAGCATTGTTATCTTCATTGCCCGGCGTGAAGACCTGCAAACCTTTATCAGCAACTTTCGTTCTGGCGATGCCAACGGCGGCGGCCCCGCGGGGCCTATACCCAAAGAGGACAGCTACATCTTGCTAGACACCAGTGTGATTATAGACGGCCGTATCGCCGACATCAGCCGCACCGGATTTATCCGCGACACCTTTTTGGTCCCCAACTTCATCCTCTTTGAACTGCAACACATCGCCGACAGCGCCGATCCGCTGCGGCGCAATCGCGGCCGACGCGGCCTGGAAATCCTGGCCGAACTGCAAAACGAAACCATCGCCCGCACCGAAATCCGCGACATAGACGTCAGCGAAGCCCGCGAAGCCGATACCAAACTGGTGGCCCTGGCTCGCCACCTGCGCTGTCCCATCATGACCAACGATTACAACCTCAACCGCGTTTCCGAAATCCAGGGCGTCGCTGTGCTCAATGTCAACGATCTGGCAAATGCCGTCAAATCCATTTTCCTGCCCGGCGAGACGCTGAGTGTCAAAATCATCCAACAAGGGCGCGAGATGGACCAGGGCGTTGGTTATCTGCCCGATGGGACGATGGTGGTGGTAGAAAACGGCAGCCAATTGATGGACAACAACACTCAGGTCACCGTGACAAAGGTACTGCAAACCTCGGCCGGCCGTATGATTTTTGCCAAAACATAG